From the genome of Colwellia psychrerythraea 34H, one region includes:
- the iscA gene encoding iron-sulfur cluster assembly protein IscA, with the protein MAVTMTPAAAERVQSFMQNRGKGLGLRLGIKTTGCSGLAYVLEFVDDLNEDDQLFNIKDVNIIIDAKSLVYLDGIELDFTKEGLNEGFKFTNPNAKGECGCGESFNV; encoded by the coding sequence ATGGCTGTTACCATGACTCCTGCTGCTGCTGAACGCGTTCAATCGTTCATGCAAAACCGTGGCAAAGGACTTGGGCTTCGCTTAGGTATTAAAACCACTGGTTGTTCAGGTTTAGCCTATGTGCTCGAATTTGTAGATGATTTAAATGAAGATGATCAATTGTTTAACATTAAAGATGTTAATATCATCATCGACGCGAAAAGCTTAGTTTACCTTGATGGTATTGAACTCGACTTTACTAAAGAAGGTTTGAACGAAGGCTTTAAATTCACCAATCCCAACGCTAAAGGTGAATGTGGGTGTGGTGAGTCGTTCAACGTCTAA
- the hscB gene encoding co-chaperone HscB, whose translation MNYFQLFNIEVSFDVDLQQLSSSYQTLQKTVHPDKFAHASEQEQRIAVQKSAQINDAYQTLKNPLQRAEYILVQRSVEMPNEQHSFQDTSFLMRQMELREMLEDVRHSGDVDAALLEVQSVLSTEYLQLSQVMRTQISENNAASNSAACDNLRKLKFYQKLNIEVDRLEDSLFDD comes from the coding sequence TTGAATTACTTTCAATTATTCAACATTGAAGTTTCCTTTGATGTCGATTTACAACAACTTTCGTCAAGTTATCAAACCTTGCAAAAGACTGTGCATCCTGACAAGTTTGCTCACGCCTCTGAGCAAGAACAGCGAATAGCTGTACAAAAATCTGCGCAGATTAACGACGCCTATCAAACTCTTAAAAATCCATTGCAACGCGCTGAATATATACTTGTGCAACGTAGTGTTGAAATGCCAAACGAACAGCATTCTTTTCAAGATACTAGTTTTTTGATGCGTCAAATGGAATTGCGAGAAATGCTTGAAGACGTTAGGCATTCTGGTGACGTTGATGCAGCATTACTTGAAGTACAAAGTGTTTTGTCGACTGAATATTTACAGCTTTCTCAAGTAATGAGAACACAAATTAGTGAAAATAATGCAGCATCGAATAGCGCTGCATGCGATAATTTACGTAAATTAAAGTTTTATCAAAAGCTCAATATTGAAGTGGATCGTCTTGAAGACAGTTTATTTGATGA
- the iscU gene encoding Fe-S cluster assembly scaffold IscU: MAYSEKVLDHYENPRNVGSMDKNDPSVATGMVGAPACGDVMKLQLKISDDGIIEDAKFKTYGCGSAIASSSLVTEWVKGKSIEEAGEIKNTAIAEELALPPVKIHCSILAEDAIKAAIEDYKSKQSK; this comes from the coding sequence ATGGCTTACAGCGAAAAAGTACTAGATCATTATGAGAACCCACGTAACGTAGGTTCAATGGATAAAAACGATCCATCAGTAGCAACTGGTATGGTTGGCGCACCAGCGTGTGGTGACGTAATGAAGTTACAACTAAAAATTTCTGATGACGGTATCATTGAAGATGCAAAATTCAAGACTTACGGTTGTGGTTCTGCGATTGCTTCAAGCTCATTAGTTACTGAGTGGGTTAAAGGTAAATCAATTGAAGAAGCGGGTGAAATTAAAAATACCGCTATTGCTGAAGAGTTAGCGCTACCACCAGTAAAAATTCATTGCTCTATTTTAGCTGAAGATGCTATTAAAGCAGCGATTGAAGATTATAAATCCAAGCAAAGTAAATAA